In Acidobacteriota bacterium, one DNA window encodes the following:
- the cas5d gene encoding type I-D CRISPR-associated protein Cas5/Csc1 codes for MKIYKYTITLLDSLFYSREGLGSAFSPPYLHATAVNCAVNYALSLNPELQPYVISEANGGRNTPRYKNSLVNDAFYFTPARLKGVLRYQPQTVKGDQDGFLITGYGSSGGKAEVLKAYQIFEIPPEAVFEGYLFLRQDDLVLPQLIRLGSFRGKARLEVATVFIKEVEEELVLVEHPVDPLVSEVERGVMVNLFPYPVVESASCPFAVRVIEEGEKFPKFVTPPDEFKKYFGRREEKGHPKRGMIV; via the coding sequence ATGAAGATCTATAAATACACCATAACATTGCTTGATTCCCTCTTCTATTCTCGGGAGGGTTTAGGAAGTGCTTTCTCGCCTCCTTATCTCCATGCCACAGCGGTTAACTGTGCGGTAAATTATGCTCTTTCACTTAATCCCGAGCTCCAACCGTATGTTATTTCCGAAGCAAATGGTGGCAGAAATACACCTCGATATAAGAATTCGCTCGTTAATGATGCTTTCTACTTTACCCCAGCTCGGCTAAAAGGGGTATTAAGGTATCAACCTCAGACAGTAAAAGGTGATCAGGATGGTTTTTTAATAACCGGCTATGGTAGCAGTGGAGGAAAGGCAGAGGTACTTAAAGCTTATCAGATATTCGAGATACCTCCTGAAGCAGTGTTCGAAGGTTATCTCTTCCTGAGGCAGGATGATCTTGTTCTCCCCCAGCTTATTCGTTTAGGGAGCTTTCGGGGAAAAGCGAGGCTTGAGGTGGCTACAGTTTTTATCAAGGAAGTAGAAGAGGAACTAGTCCTTGTTGAGCATCCTGTAGATCCTCTTGTTTCCGAGGTTGAACGGGGGGTTATGGTGAATCTTTTCCCTTACCCTGTGGTAGAAAGTGCTAGCTGTCCCTTTGCGGTTAGAGTGATAGAGGAGGGGGAGAAATTTCCTAAGTTTGTTACGCCTCCGGATGAATTTAAGAAATATTTCGGAAGAAGGGAGGAAAAAGGACATCCTAAAAGAGGGATGATTGTGTGA